The following are from one region of the Streptomyces fradiae genome:
- a CDS encoding papain-like cysteine protease family protein yields the protein MRSRKALAVLAAAAALFLVPAAPASAAPTGEDVSTQHVSAKDVSTQDVSTSAYKRLDITMQAQQKNNWCWAAGGNTIATWYGRSYSQNQFCNAAFGRQQGYDCPNWQATLGNVQDGLSWAGINPGSYVDGWLRYSTVQTEINANRPVETRIQWASGGGHMHVLYGYDDANGWVYWGDPWPTSDRYNWASHAWYVNNGSFSWTHSLYRIGA from the coding sequence ATGCGCAGCAGAAAGGCCCTGGCGGTGCTTGCCGCAGCCGCCGCCCTGTTCCTCGTCCCCGCCGCGCCGGCGTCCGCCGCGCCGACCGGCGAGGACGTCTCCACCCAGCACGTCTCGGCCAAGGACGTCTCCACCCAGGACGTCTCCACCTCCGCGTACAAGCGCCTGGACATCACCATGCAGGCCCAGCAGAAGAACAACTGGTGCTGGGCGGCCGGCGGCAACACCATCGCCACCTGGTACGGCCGCAGCTACTCGCAGAACCAGTTCTGCAACGCCGCCTTCGGGCGGCAGCAGGGCTACGACTGCCCCAACTGGCAGGCCACGCTGGGCAACGTCCAGGACGGACTGAGCTGGGCGGGCATCAACCCCGGTTCGTACGTGGACGGCTGGCTGCGCTACTCGACGGTGCAGACCGAGATCAACGCGAACCGTCCGGTCGAGACCCGCATCCAGTGGGCGAGCGGCGGCGGCCACATGCACGTCCTCTACGGCTACGACGACGCCAACGGCTGGGTGTACTGGGGCGATCCGTGGCCGACGAGCGACCGCTACAACTGGGCCTCGCACGCCTGGTACGTCAACAACGGGTCCTTCTCCTG
- a CDS encoding Rieske (2Fe-2S) protein, with product MSGQSTRRTVLKGAALAGVAGLGVAACSTDSKLGHAENPTPTAPVALGAPDEIPVGGAKLYREQRLLVHCPAKGEYKAFSAQCTHAGCVLDKIEDNEGNCPCHGSRFDVTTGKALQGPATVPLPAVPVRVENGKLIAGPKA from the coding sequence ATGTCCGGCCAGTCCACCCGCCGCACCGTCCTCAAAGGCGCCGCCCTCGCCGGGGTCGCCGGGCTGGGTGTCGCCGCCTGCTCCACCGACTCCAAGCTCGGCCACGCCGAGAACCCCACGCCCACCGCCCCGGTCGCCCTCGGCGCGCCCGACGAGATCCCCGTCGGCGGCGCCAAGCTCTACCGCGAGCAGCGGCTCCTGGTGCACTGCCCGGCCAAGGGCGAGTACAAGGCGTTCAGTGCCCAGTGCACCCACGCCGGCTGCGTCCTGGACAAGATCGAGGACAACGAGGGCAACTGCCCCTGCCACGGCAGCCGCTTCGACGTCACCACCGGCAAGGCCCTCCAGGGCCCGGCGACCGTGCCGCTCCCCGCGGTCCCGGTCCGGGTCGAGAACGGCAAGCTGATCGCCGGCCCGAAGGCCTAG
- a CDS encoding carbohydrate kinase, with protein MIVVAGESLIDLVPDGAPGPLAPLLPRPGGGPYNTAVALGRLGADVAFCSRVSTDAFGEALLERLGAAGVATGLVQRGPEPTTLAVAAVGPDGSARYGFYVEGTADRLFALPERLPAGVRAVAFGTCSLALEPGASAYEALLRRSAREGVLTLLDPNIRPVLIPDADAYRKRFAGWLPDVRLLKLSEEDAAWLGGSPADWLSAGPAAVVMTRGGDGLTVFTREYEVSVPGVRVAVVDTIGAGDTVNAALLHGLAGRAPEALGRTDWHELLTFAARAAAITCTRAGAEPPYARELGDG; from the coding sequence GTGATCGTCGTCGCCGGTGAGTCCCTGATCGACCTGGTTCCCGACGGGGCGCCGGGCCCGCTGGCCCCGCTGCTGCCCCGGCCGGGCGGCGGCCCGTACAACACCGCCGTGGCCCTGGGGCGGCTCGGCGCGGACGTGGCCTTCTGCTCGCGGGTGTCGACGGACGCCTTCGGCGAGGCGCTGCTTGAACGGCTCGGCGCGGCGGGCGTCGCGACGGGGCTCGTCCAGCGCGGTCCCGAGCCGACCACCCTGGCGGTGGCCGCGGTGGGGCCGGACGGCTCGGCGCGCTACGGCTTCTACGTGGAGGGCACGGCCGACCGGCTCTTCGCACTCCCCGAGCGGCTGCCGGCCGGGGTGCGGGCGGTGGCCTTCGGGACCTGCTCCCTGGCCCTGGAGCCGGGCGCGAGCGCCTACGAGGCGCTGCTGCGCCGCTCGGCGCGGGAGGGCGTGCTGACCCTGCTCGACCCGAACATCCGGCCGGTCCTCATCCCGGACGCGGACGCCTACCGGAAGCGGTTCGCGGGCTGGCTGCCGGACGTCCGTCTGCTGAAGCTCTCGGAGGAGGACGCGGCCTGGCTGGGCGGCTCCCCCGCCGACTGGCTGTCCGCCGGTCCGGCGGCCGTGGTGATGACCCGGGGCGGCGACGGTCTGACGGTGTTCACCCGGGAGTACGAGGTGTCCGTCCCGGGTGTGCGGGTGGCGGTGGTGGACACGATCGGTGCGGGCGACACGGTGAACGCGGCCCTGCTTCACGGCCTGGCGGGCCGTGCCCCGGAGGCGCTCGGCCGGACGGACTGGCACGAGCTGCTGACCTTCGCCGCGCGGGCGGCGGCGATCACCTGCACCCGGGCGGGCGCGGAGCCGCCGTACGCCCGGGAGCTCGGCGACGGCTGA